Proteins from a genomic interval of Motacilla alba alba isolate MOTALB_02 chromosome 11, Motacilla_alba_V1.0_pri, whole genome shotgun sequence:
- the SIAH1 gene encoding E3 ubiquitin-protein ligase SIAH1 isoform X1 gives MTGRSASSGPYSWKGVWSACLPGSKTCKGKEMSRQTATALPTGTSKCTPSQRVPALTGTTASNNDLASLFECPVCFDYVLPPILQCQSGHLVCSNCRPKLTCCPTCRGPLGSIRNLAMEKVANSVLFPCKYASSGCEITLPHTEKADHEELCEFRPYSCPCPGASCKWQGSLDAVMPHLMHQHKSITTLQGEDIVFLATDINLPGAVDWVMMQSCFGFHFMLVLEKQEKYDGHQQFFAIVQLIGTRKQAENFAYRLELNGHRRRLTWEATPRSIHEGIATAIMNSDCLVFDTSIAQLFAENGNLGINVTISMC, from the exons ATGACGGGCAGATCTGCCTCCAGCGGGCCGTATTCCTGGAAGGGCGTCTGGTCTGCGTGCTTGCCGGGGAGTAAAACCTGCAAGGGGAAAG AAATGAGCCGTCAGACCGCTACAGCACTACCCACAGGTACCTCCAAGTGCACGCCATCGCAGAGGGTGCCCGCGCTGACGGGCACCACAGCTTCCAACAATGACTTGGCCAGTCTCTTTGAGTGTCCCGTGTGCTTTGACTATGTGCTGCCACCGATCCTGCAGTGTCAGAGCGGCCATCTGGTCTGTAGCAACTGTCGCCCCAAACTCACGTGCTGCCCCACTTGCCGAGGCCCGCTGGGCTCCATCCGTAACCTGGCCATGGAGAAAGTTGCCAATTCCGTACTCTTCCCGTGTAAATACGCCTCTTCCGGCTGCGAGATAACTTTGCCGCACACGGAAAAAGCAGACCACGAGGAGCTGTGTGAGTTTAGGCCTtactcctgtccctgtcccggtgCTTCGTGTAAATGGCAAGGCTCTCTGGATGCCGTGATGCCGCACCTGATGCATCAGCATAAGTCAATTACAACGCTGCAGGGAGAAGATATAGTGTTCCTGGCCACGGACATTAATCTTCCTGGTGCTGTTGACTGGGTTATGATGCAGTCTTGTTTTGGCTTTCATTTCATGCTAGTGttggagaaacaggaaaagtaCGATGGTCACCAGCAGTTCTTTGCAATTGTACAGCTGATAGGAACACGCAAGCAAGCAGAAAACTTTGCTTATCGACTCGAGCTAAACGGGCATAGGCGGCGATTGACTTGGGAAGCAACTCCTCGATCCATTCATGAGGGAATTGCAACAGCCATTATGAATAGTGACTGTCTAGTCTTTGACACCAGCATTGCACAGCtctttgcagaaaatggcaATTTAGGCATCAACGTAACTATATCCATGTGTTGA
- the SIAH1 gene encoding E3 ubiquitin-protein ligase SIAH1 isoform X2 yields the protein MSRQTATALPTGTSKCTPSQRVPALTGTTASNNDLASLFECPVCFDYVLPPILQCQSGHLVCSNCRPKLTCCPTCRGPLGSIRNLAMEKVANSVLFPCKYASSGCEITLPHTEKADHEELCEFRPYSCPCPGASCKWQGSLDAVMPHLMHQHKSITTLQGEDIVFLATDINLPGAVDWVMMQSCFGFHFMLVLEKQEKYDGHQQFFAIVQLIGTRKQAENFAYRLELNGHRRRLTWEATPRSIHEGIATAIMNSDCLVFDTSIAQLFAENGNLGINVTISMC from the coding sequence ATGAGCCGTCAGACCGCTACAGCACTACCCACAGGTACCTCCAAGTGCACGCCATCGCAGAGGGTGCCCGCGCTGACGGGCACCACAGCTTCCAACAATGACTTGGCCAGTCTCTTTGAGTGTCCCGTGTGCTTTGACTATGTGCTGCCACCGATCCTGCAGTGTCAGAGCGGCCATCTGGTCTGTAGCAACTGTCGCCCCAAACTCACGTGCTGCCCCACTTGCCGAGGCCCGCTGGGCTCCATCCGTAACCTGGCCATGGAGAAAGTTGCCAATTCCGTACTCTTCCCGTGTAAATACGCCTCTTCCGGCTGCGAGATAACTTTGCCGCACACGGAAAAAGCAGACCACGAGGAGCTGTGTGAGTTTAGGCCTtactcctgtccctgtcccggtgCTTCGTGTAAATGGCAAGGCTCTCTGGATGCCGTGATGCCGCACCTGATGCATCAGCATAAGTCAATTACAACGCTGCAGGGAGAAGATATAGTGTTCCTGGCCACGGACATTAATCTTCCTGGTGCTGTTGACTGGGTTATGATGCAGTCTTGTTTTGGCTTTCATTTCATGCTAGTGttggagaaacaggaaaagtaCGATGGTCACCAGCAGTTCTTTGCAATTGTACAGCTGATAGGAACACGCAAGCAAGCAGAAAACTTTGCTTATCGACTCGAGCTAAACGGGCATAGGCGGCGATTGACTTGGGAAGCAACTCCTCGATCCATTCATGAGGGAATTGCAACAGCCATTATGAATAGTGACTGTCTAGTCTTTGACACCAGCATTGCACAGCtctttgcagaaaatggcaATTTAGGCATCAACGTAACTATATCCATGTGTTGA